A portion of the bacterium genome contains these proteins:
- a CDS encoding FliH/SctL family protein, which yields MIKRVYRSLPSGPRLVINGQPTQIAGRTVLESLQHRIKESEDKLRSLNAKVAQKRAELDEFSAKISEEMVQEAQSRADRIVAEAKAKADEMVSSASKEKKTVLEEARVQGAQAGEKAGFEAGFKESAEKALGLIKRAEEVLLEAVHKRNEIIKEAEAEIIELVILLAERVIKTELTQNKEIIRGNVSAAVKRITGEGEITVKVNLSDLELTESRKEEFIAGLSGIEGIKIKIDPTITPGGCKIETNFGIIDAQIETQFDQVAEGLREAIGEEALGE from the coding sequence GTGATCAAAAGGGTTTATCGTTCCCTTCCGTCCGGGCCTCGTTTAGTTATCAATGGTCAGCCTACCCAAATCGCTGGTAGGACTGTCCTGGAGAGCCTTCAGCATCGGATTAAAGAGTCGGAAGATAAGTTAAGATCCCTTAATGCTAAGGTCGCTCAGAAGAGGGCCGAACTTGATGAATTTTCAGCTAAAATATCCGAAGAGATGGTTCAAGAAGCCCAGTCCCGGGCTGATCGGATAGTGGCAGAGGCTAAGGCTAAGGCTGATGAAATGGTCAGCAGCGCCTCTAAAGAGAAGAAAACTGTTTTGGAAGAGGCCCGGGTTCAAGGGGCGCAGGCTGGTGAAAAAGCCGGGTTTGAGGCTGGATTTAAGGAGAGTGCGGAGAAGGCTCTGGGGTTGATTAAACGGGCGGAGGAAGTCCTCCTTGAGGCGGTACATAAGCGGAATGAAATTATTAAAGAAGCGGAAGCCGAAATAATTGAATTGGTCATTTTACTGGCTGAAAGGGTAATTAAGACAGAGTTGACTCAAAATAAAGAGATTATTAGGGGGAATGTCTCGGCGGCGGTAAAGCGAATAACTGGAGAAGGAGAGATTACGGTTAAGGTAAACCTGAGTGACTTGGAATTAACTGAATCCAGGAAAGAGGAGTTTATCGCCGGGCTTTCCGGGATAGAGGGCATAAAGATCAAAATAGATCCCACCATTACGCCTGGTGGATGCAAGATTGAAACAAATTTTGGGATCATTGATGCCCAGATCGAGACCCAATTTGATCAGGTAGCCGAAGGTCTCAGGGAGGCCATAGGTGAAGAGGCACTGGGCGAGTAA